In one Agelaius phoeniceus isolate bAgePho1 chromosome 21, bAgePho1.hap1, whole genome shotgun sequence genomic region, the following are encoded:
- the KCNT1 gene encoding potassium channel subfamily T member 1 isoform X11 has product MSKPSHQARQKMCTGVQVEFYVNENTFKERLKLFFIKNQRSSLRIRLFNFSLKLLTCLLYIVRVLLDNPEEGIGCWECEKQNYTAFNQSTNINWSHIFWVDRKTPLWAVQVSIALISFLETMLLTYLSYKGNIWEQIFRISFILEMINTVPFIITIFWPPLRNLFIPVFLNCWLAKYALENMINDLHRAIQRTQSAMFNQVLILICTLLCLVFTGTCGIQHLERAGEKLSLFKSFYFCIVTFSTVGYGDVTPKIWPSQLLVVIMICVALVVLPLQFEELVYLWMERQKSGGNYSRHRAQTEKHVVLCVSSLKIDLLMDFLNEFYAHPRLQDYYVVILCPTEMDIQVRRVLQIPLWSQRVIYLQGSALKDQDLMRAKMDNGEACFILSSRNEVDRTAADHQTILRAWAVKDFAPNCPLYVQILKPENKFHVKFADHVVCEEECKYAMLALNCVCPATSTLITLLVHTSRGQEGQESPEQWQRMYGRCSGNEVYHIRMGDSKFFMEYEGKSFTYAAFHAHKKYGVCLIGIRREENKSILLNPGPRHIMAASDTCFYINITKEENSAFIFKQEEKQKKKGFAGRGSYDGPSRLPVHSIIASMGTVAMDLQNTECRPANSSKLALPAENGSGTRRPSIAPVLELADTSSLLPCDLLSDQSEDEMTQSDEEGSAVLEYVKGYPPNSPYIGSSPTLCHLLPEKAPFCCLRLDKGCKHNSFEDAKAYGFKNKLIIVSAETAGNGLYNFIVPLRAYYRSRKELNPIVLLLDNKPEHHFLEAICCFPMVYYMEGTIDNLDSLLQCGIIYADNLVVVDKESTMSAEEDYMADAKTIVNVQTMFRLFPSLSIITELTHPSNMRFMQFRAKDSYSLALSKLEKRERENGSNLAFMFRLPFAAGRVFSISMLDTLLYQSFVKDYMITITRLLLGLDTTPGSGYLCAMKITEDDLWIRTYGRLFQKLCSSSAEIPIGIYRTESHMFATSEPHDIRAQSQISINVEDCEDTKDVKEHWGIKTSHHRNSCSSDQSEHPLLRRKSMQWARRLSRKGNKHSSKTAEWISQQRLSLYRRSERQELSELVKNRMKHLGLPTTGYEDVANLTASDVMNRVNLGYLQDEMNDHQNTLSYVLINPPPDTRLELNDIVYLIRSDPLAHVANDGHSRKSSCSTKLGSGNPETRDETQL; this is encoded by the exons GGTGCAGGTCGAGTTCTACGTGAATGAGAACACCTTCAAGGAGCGGCTGAAGCTCTTTTTCATCAAAAACCAGCGATCGA GCTTGAGGATCCGGCTCTTCAACTTCTCCCTGAAGCTGCTGACGTGCCTGCTGTACATCGTGCGCGTGCTGCTGGACAACCCCGAGGAGGGCATCGGCTg CTGGGAATGTGAGAAGCAGAATTACACAGCCTTCAACCAGTCCACCAACATCAACTG GTCCCACATCTTTTGGGTGGACAGGAAAACCCCTCTGTGGGCCGTGCAG gtcaGCATCGCCCTCATCAGCTTCCTGGAGACCATGCTGCTCACCTATCTCAGCTACAAG GGGAACATCTGGGAGCAGATTTTTCGCATTTCCTTCATCCTGGAGATGATCAACACGGTGCCGTTCATCATCACG ATATTCTGGCCTCCTTTGCGGAATTTGTTCATTCCTGTGTTTCTGAACTGCTGGCTGGCCAAGTACGCCCTGGAGAACATGATT AACGATCTGCACCGTGCCATCCAAAGGACACAGTCAGCAATGTTCAACCAGGTGCTCATCCTCATCTGCACCCTCCTGTGTCTGGTTTTCACGGG GACCTGCGGCATCCAGCACTTAGAAAGAGCAGGTGAGAAGCTCTCCCTCTTCAAGTCCTTCTATTTCTGCATCGTCACCTTTTCCACCGTGGGCTACGGAGACGTGACACCAAAGATTTggccttcccagctgctggtggTGATCATGATCTGCGTGGCCCTGGTGGTGCTGCCTCTCCAG TTCGAGGAGCTGGTGTACCTGTGGATGGAGCGGCAGAAGTCGGGGGGCAACTACAGCCGGCACCGCGCGCAGACCGAGAAGCACGTGGTGCTGTGCGTCAGCTCCCTCAAGATCGACCTCCTCATGGACTTCCTCAACGAGTTCTACGCCCACCCTCGGCTGCAG GATTACTACGTGGTGATCCTGTGCCCCACCGAGATGGACATCCAGGTGCGGCGTGTGCTGCAGATCCCCCTGTGGTCCCAGAGGGTCATCTACCTCCAGGGCTCTGCACTCAAGGACCAGGACCTGATGAGAGCCAA GATGGACAATGGAGAAGCTTGCTTCATCCTCAGCAGCCGGAATGAGGTGGACAGAACAGCAGCT GACCACCAGACCATCctgagggcctgggctgtcAAAGACTTTGCTCCAAACTGTCCCCTCTACGTTCAGATCTTAAAGCCAGAAAATAAATTCCATGTGAAGTTTGCAG ATCACGTTGTGTGTGAGGAGGAGTGCAAATACGCCATGCTGGCACTCAACTGTGTCTGCCCTGCCACCTCCACCCTCATCACGCTGCTGGTGCACACCTCCCGTGGCCA ggAGGGCCAGGAGTCTCCGGAGCAGTGGCAGCGGATGTACGGGCGCTGCTCGGGCAATGAGGTCTATCACATCCGCATGGGGGACAGCAAGTTCTTCATGGAGTACGAGGGCAAGAGCTTCACCTACGCCGCCTTCCATGCGCACAAGAA GTACGGTGTCTGCCTGATTGGCATCCGCAGGGAGGAGAACAAGAGCATCCTGCTGAACCCCGGCCCCAGGCACATCATGGCAGCATCAGACACCTGCTTCTACATCAACATCACCAAGGAGGAGAACTCTGCCTTCATCTTCAAGCaggaggagaagcagaagaagaaggGCTTTGCGGGCAGGGGCAGCTACGACGGCCCCTCCCGGCTGCCCGTGCACAGCATCATCGCCAGCATGG GTACAGTGGCCATGGACCTGCAGAACACCGAGTGCCGCCCCGCCAACAGCAGCAAGCTGGCCCTGCCCGCCGAGAACGGCTCGGGCACGCGCCGGCCCAGCATCGCCCcggtgctggagctggctgacacctcctccctgctgccctgcgaCCTCCTCAGCGACCAGTCCGAGGACGAGATGACGCAGTCGGACGAGGAGGGCTCGGCAGTGCTGGA GTACGTGAAGGGCTACCCCCCAAACTCGCCCTACATCGGGAGCTCCCCgaccctgtgccacctcctgcccGAGAAAGCCCCGTTCTGCTGCCTGAGGCTGGACAAg GGCTGCAAACACAACAGCTTTGAGGACGCCAAGGCCTACGGGTTCAAGAACAAGCTGATCATCGTTTCCGCAGAGACAGCGGGGAACGGCCTCTACAACTTCATCGTCCCGCTGCGCGCCTACTACCGCTCCCGCAAGGAGCTCAACCCCATCGTGCTGCTGCTGGACAACAA GCCTGAGCACCACTTTCTGGAGGCCATCTGCTGTTTCCCCATGGTTTACTACATGGAGGGCACCATTGACAA CCTGGACAGTTTGCTGCAGTGTGGCATCATCTACGCCGACAACTTGGTGGTGGTGGACAAGGAGAGCACCATGAGCGCTGAGGAGGACTACATGGCAGATGCCAAGACCATTGTCAATGTCCAGACCATGTTCAG GCTCTTCCCCAGCCTCAGCATTATCACGGAGCTGACCCACCCCTCCAACATGAGGTTCATGCAGTTCAGAGCAAAGGACAGTTACTCTCTGGCCCTTTCCAAGCTAGAAAAG AGAGAGCGAGAGAACGGCTCCAACTTGGCCTTCATGTTCCGGCTGCCCTTCGCCGCCGGGAGAGTCTTCAGCATCAGCATGCTGGACACGCTGCTCTACCAG TCGTTCGTGAAGGATTACATGATCACCATCACTCGGCTGCTGCTGGGCCTCGACACCACGCCGGGCTCCGGGTACCTCTGTGCG ATGAAGATCACTGAGGATGACCTGTGGATCCGGACATACGGGCGCCTCTTCCAgaagctctgctcctccagtgCCGAGATCCCCATCGGGATCTACAGGACGGAGTCGCACATGTTTGCCACCTCCGAG ccccacgACATCCGAGCGCAG TCACAGATCTCAATCAATGTTGAGGACTGCGAGGACACCAAGGACGTCAAGGAGCACTGGGGCATCAAGACGAGCCACCACCGCAACTCGTGCTCCAGCGACCAGTCCGAGCACCCTCTGCTGCGGCGCAAGAGCATGCAGTGGGCGCGGCGGCTCAGCAGGAAGGGCAACAAGCACTCCAGCAAGACGGCCGAGTGGATCAGCCAGCAGCGCCTCAGCCTGTACCGGCGCTCCGAGCGCCAGGAGCTCTCCGAGCTCGTCAAGAACCGTATGAAGCACCTGGGCCTGCCCACCACCGGGTACG AGGATGTAGCAAATTTAACAGCCAGTGATGTGATGAATCGGGTAAACCTGGGATATTTGCAAG ATGAGATGAACGACCACCAGAACACCTTGTCCTACGTCCTGATCAATCCCCCCCCGGACACGCGGCTGGAGCTCAATGACATCGT GTACCTGATCCGCTCCGACCCTCTGGCCCACGTGGCCAACGACGGCCACAGCCgcaagagcagctgcagcaccaaaCTGGGCTCGGGCAACCCCGAGACGCGCGACGAGACCCAGCTGTGA
- the KCNT1 gene encoding potassium channel subfamily T member 1 isoform X9, producing MARAKLKNSPSESNSHVKTVPPGTTEDVHGVSPLLPSRRMGSMGSDVGQRPHAEDFSVDSSFSQVQVEFYVNENTFKERLKLFFIKNQRSSLRIRLFNFSLKLLTCLLYIVRVLLDNPEEGIGCWECEKQNYTAFNQSTNINWSHIFWVDRKTPLWAVQVSIALISFLETMLLTYLSYKGNIWEQIFRISFILEMINTVPFIITIFWPPLRNLFIPVFLNCWLAKYALENMINDLHRAIQRTQSAMFNQVLILICTLLCLVFTGTCGIQHLERAGEKLSLFKSFYFCIVTFSTVGYGDVTPKIWPSQLLVVIMICVALVVLPLQFEELVYLWMERQKSGGNYSRHRAQTEKHVVLCVSSLKIDLLMDFLNEFYAHPRLQDYYVVILCPTEMDIQVRRVLQIPLWSQRVIYLQGSALKDQDLMRAKMDNGEACFILSSRNEVDRTAADHQTILRAWAVKDFAPNCPLYVQILKPENKFHVKFADHVVCEEECKYAMLALNCVCPATSTLITLLVHTSRGQEGQESPEQWQRMYGRCSGNEVYHIRMGDSKFFMEYEGKSFTYAAFHAHKKYGVCLIGIRREENKSILLNPGPRHIMAASDTCFYINITKEENSAFIFKQEEKQKKKGFAGRGSYDGPSRLPVHSIIASMGTVAMDLQNTECRPANSSKLALPAENGSGTRRPSIAPVLELADTSSLLPCDLLSDQSEDEMTQSDEEGSAVLEYVKGYPPNSPYIGSSPTLCHLLPEKAPFCCLRLDKGCKHNSFEDAKAYGFKNKLIIVSAETAGNGLYNFIVPLRAYYRSRKELNPIVLLLDNKPEHHFLEAICCFPMVYYMEGTIDNLDSLLQCGIIYADNLVVVDKESTMSAEEDYMADAKTIVNVQTMFRLFPSLSIITELTHPSNMRFMQFRAKDSYSLALSKLEKRERENGSNLAFMFRLPFAAGRVFSISMLDTLLYQSFVKDYMITITRLLLGLDTTPGSGYLCAMKITEDDLWIRTYGRLFQKLCSSSAEIPIGIYRTESHMFATSEPHDIRAQSQISINVEDCEDTKDVKEHWGIKTSHHRNSCSSDQSEHPLLRRKSMQWARRLSRKGNKHSSKTAEWISQQRLSLYRRSERQELSELVKNRMKHLGLPTTGYDEMNDHQNTLSYVLINPPPDTRLELNDIVYLIRSDPLAHVANDGHSRKSSCSTKLGSGNPETRDETQL from the exons GCCTCACGCCGAGGATTTCAGCGTGGATTCCTCCTTCTCACA GGTGCAGGTCGAGTTCTACGTGAATGAGAACACCTTCAAGGAGCGGCTGAAGCTCTTTTTCATCAAAAACCAGCGATCGA GCTTGAGGATCCGGCTCTTCAACTTCTCCCTGAAGCTGCTGACGTGCCTGCTGTACATCGTGCGCGTGCTGCTGGACAACCCCGAGGAGGGCATCGGCTg CTGGGAATGTGAGAAGCAGAATTACACAGCCTTCAACCAGTCCACCAACATCAACTG GTCCCACATCTTTTGGGTGGACAGGAAAACCCCTCTGTGGGCCGTGCAG gtcaGCATCGCCCTCATCAGCTTCCTGGAGACCATGCTGCTCACCTATCTCAGCTACAAG GGGAACATCTGGGAGCAGATTTTTCGCATTTCCTTCATCCTGGAGATGATCAACACGGTGCCGTTCATCATCACG ATATTCTGGCCTCCTTTGCGGAATTTGTTCATTCCTGTGTTTCTGAACTGCTGGCTGGCCAAGTACGCCCTGGAGAACATGATT AACGATCTGCACCGTGCCATCCAAAGGACACAGTCAGCAATGTTCAACCAGGTGCTCATCCTCATCTGCACCCTCCTGTGTCTGGTTTTCACGGG GACCTGCGGCATCCAGCACTTAGAAAGAGCAGGTGAGAAGCTCTCCCTCTTCAAGTCCTTCTATTTCTGCATCGTCACCTTTTCCACCGTGGGCTACGGAGACGTGACACCAAAGATTTggccttcccagctgctggtggTGATCATGATCTGCGTGGCCCTGGTGGTGCTGCCTCTCCAG TTCGAGGAGCTGGTGTACCTGTGGATGGAGCGGCAGAAGTCGGGGGGCAACTACAGCCGGCACCGCGCGCAGACCGAGAAGCACGTGGTGCTGTGCGTCAGCTCCCTCAAGATCGACCTCCTCATGGACTTCCTCAACGAGTTCTACGCCCACCCTCGGCTGCAG GATTACTACGTGGTGATCCTGTGCCCCACCGAGATGGACATCCAGGTGCGGCGTGTGCTGCAGATCCCCCTGTGGTCCCAGAGGGTCATCTACCTCCAGGGCTCTGCACTCAAGGACCAGGACCTGATGAGAGCCAA GATGGACAATGGAGAAGCTTGCTTCATCCTCAGCAGCCGGAATGAGGTGGACAGAACAGCAGCT GACCACCAGACCATCctgagggcctgggctgtcAAAGACTTTGCTCCAAACTGTCCCCTCTACGTTCAGATCTTAAAGCCAGAAAATAAATTCCATGTGAAGTTTGCAG ATCACGTTGTGTGTGAGGAGGAGTGCAAATACGCCATGCTGGCACTCAACTGTGTCTGCCCTGCCACCTCCACCCTCATCACGCTGCTGGTGCACACCTCCCGTGGCCA ggAGGGCCAGGAGTCTCCGGAGCAGTGGCAGCGGATGTACGGGCGCTGCTCGGGCAATGAGGTCTATCACATCCGCATGGGGGACAGCAAGTTCTTCATGGAGTACGAGGGCAAGAGCTTCACCTACGCCGCCTTCCATGCGCACAAGAA GTACGGTGTCTGCCTGATTGGCATCCGCAGGGAGGAGAACAAGAGCATCCTGCTGAACCCCGGCCCCAGGCACATCATGGCAGCATCAGACACCTGCTTCTACATCAACATCACCAAGGAGGAGAACTCTGCCTTCATCTTCAAGCaggaggagaagcagaagaagaaggGCTTTGCGGGCAGGGGCAGCTACGACGGCCCCTCCCGGCTGCCCGTGCACAGCATCATCGCCAGCATGG GTACAGTGGCCATGGACCTGCAGAACACCGAGTGCCGCCCCGCCAACAGCAGCAAGCTGGCCCTGCCCGCCGAGAACGGCTCGGGCACGCGCCGGCCCAGCATCGCCCcggtgctggagctggctgacacctcctccctgctgccctgcgaCCTCCTCAGCGACCAGTCCGAGGACGAGATGACGCAGTCGGACGAGGAGGGCTCGGCAGTGCTGGA GTACGTGAAGGGCTACCCCCCAAACTCGCCCTACATCGGGAGCTCCCCgaccctgtgccacctcctgcccGAGAAAGCCCCGTTCTGCTGCCTGAGGCTGGACAAg GGCTGCAAACACAACAGCTTTGAGGACGCCAAGGCCTACGGGTTCAAGAACAAGCTGATCATCGTTTCCGCAGAGACAGCGGGGAACGGCCTCTACAACTTCATCGTCCCGCTGCGCGCCTACTACCGCTCCCGCAAGGAGCTCAACCCCATCGTGCTGCTGCTGGACAACAA GCCTGAGCACCACTTTCTGGAGGCCATCTGCTGTTTCCCCATGGTTTACTACATGGAGGGCACCATTGACAA CCTGGACAGTTTGCTGCAGTGTGGCATCATCTACGCCGACAACTTGGTGGTGGTGGACAAGGAGAGCACCATGAGCGCTGAGGAGGACTACATGGCAGATGCCAAGACCATTGTCAATGTCCAGACCATGTTCAG GCTCTTCCCCAGCCTCAGCATTATCACGGAGCTGACCCACCCCTCCAACATGAGGTTCATGCAGTTCAGAGCAAAGGACAGTTACTCTCTGGCCCTTTCCAAGCTAGAAAAG AGAGAGCGAGAGAACGGCTCCAACTTGGCCTTCATGTTCCGGCTGCCCTTCGCCGCCGGGAGAGTCTTCAGCATCAGCATGCTGGACACGCTGCTCTACCAG TCGTTCGTGAAGGATTACATGATCACCATCACTCGGCTGCTGCTGGGCCTCGACACCACGCCGGGCTCCGGGTACCTCTGTGCG ATGAAGATCACTGAGGATGACCTGTGGATCCGGACATACGGGCGCCTCTTCCAgaagctctgctcctccagtgCCGAGATCCCCATCGGGATCTACAGGACGGAGTCGCACATGTTTGCCACCTCCGAG ccccacgACATCCGAGCGCAG TCACAGATCTCAATCAATGTTGAGGACTGCGAGGACACCAAGGACGTCAAGGAGCACTGGGGCATCAAGACGAGCCACCACCGCAACTCGTGCTCCAGCGACCAGTCCGAGCACCCTCTGCTGCGGCGCAAGAGCATGCAGTGGGCGCGGCGGCTCAGCAGGAAGGGCAACAAGCACTCCAGCAAGACGGCCGAGTGGATCAGCCAGCAGCGCCTCAGCCTGTACCGGCGCTCCGAGCGCCAGGAGCTCTCCGAGCTCGTCAAGAACCGTATGAAGCACCTGGGCCTGCCCACCACCGGGTACG ATGAGATGAACGACCACCAGAACACCTTGTCCTACGTCCTGATCAATCCCCCCCCGGACACGCGGCTGGAGCTCAATGACATCGT GTACCTGATCCGCTCCGACCCTCTGGCCCACGTGGCCAACGACGGCCACAGCCgcaagagcagctgcagcaccaaaCTGGGCTCGGGCAACCCCGAGACGCGCGACGAGACCCAGCTGTGA
- the KCNT1 gene encoding potassium channel subfamily T member 1 isoform X2 yields MPFSGEERSLQGIYKPAEGRPVRSECYTNRSFVYDDGSAHRLSSPGGCGGGDGGGSRKSGVILDIASLKMTELESEVLPLPPRYRFRDLLLGDQSFQSDDRVQVEFYVNENTFKERLKLFFIKNQRSSLRIRLFNFSLKLLTCLLYIVRVLLDNPEEGIGCWECEKQNYTAFNQSTNINWSHIFWVDRKTPLWAVQVSIALISFLETMLLTYLSYKGNIWEQIFRISFILEMINTVPFIITIFWPPLRNLFIPVFLNCWLAKYALENMINDLHRAIQRTQSAMFNQVLILICTLLCLVFTGTCGIQHLERAGEKLSLFKSFYFCIVTFSTVGYGDVTPKIWPSQLLVVIMICVALVVLPLQFEELVYLWMERQKSGGNYSRHRAQTEKHVVLCVSSLKIDLLMDFLNEFYAHPRLQDYYVVILCPTEMDIQVRRVLQIPLWSQRVIYLQGSALKDQDLMRAKMDNGEACFILSSRNEVDRTAADHQTILRAWAVKDFAPNCPLYVQILKPENKFHVKFADHVVCEEECKYAMLALNCVCPATSTLITLLVHTSRGQEGQESPEQWQRMYGRCSGNEVYHIRMGDSKFFMEYEGKSFTYAAFHAHKKYGVCLIGIRREENKSILLNPGPRHIMAASDTCFYINITKEENSAFIFKQEEKQKKKGFAGRGSYDGPSRLPVHSIIASMVAMDLQNTECRPANSSKLALPAENGSGTRRPSIAPVLELADTSSLLPCDLLSDQSEDEMTQSDEEGSAVLEYVKGYPPNSPYIGSSPTLCHLLPEKAPFCCLRLDKGCKHNSFEDAKAYGFKNKLIIVSAETAGNGLYNFIVPLRAYYRSRKELNPIVLLLDNKPEHHFLEAICCFPMVYYMEGTIDNLDSLLQCGIIYADNLVVVDKESTMSAEEDYMADAKTIVNVQTMFRLFPSLSIITELTHPSNMRFMQFRAKDSYSLALSKLEKRERENGSNLAFMFRLPFAAGRVFSISMLDTLLYQSFVKDYMITITRLLLGLDTTPGSGYLCAMKITEDDLWIRTYGRLFQKLCSSSAEIPIGIYRTESHMFATSEPHDIRAQSQISINVEDCEDTKDVKEHWGIKTSHHRNSCSSDQSEHPLLRRKSMQWARRLSRKGNKHSSKTAEWISQQRLSLYRRSERQELSELVKNRMKHLGLPTTGYEDVANLTASDVMNRVNLGYLQDEMNDHQNTLSYVLINPPPDTRLELNDIVYLIRSDPLAHVANDGHSRKSSCSTKLGSGNPETRDETQL; encoded by the exons GGTGCAGGTCGAGTTCTACGTGAATGAGAACACCTTCAAGGAGCGGCTGAAGCTCTTTTTCATCAAAAACCAGCGATCGA GCTTGAGGATCCGGCTCTTCAACTTCTCCCTGAAGCTGCTGACGTGCCTGCTGTACATCGTGCGCGTGCTGCTGGACAACCCCGAGGAGGGCATCGGCTg CTGGGAATGTGAGAAGCAGAATTACACAGCCTTCAACCAGTCCACCAACATCAACTG GTCCCACATCTTTTGGGTGGACAGGAAAACCCCTCTGTGGGCCGTGCAG gtcaGCATCGCCCTCATCAGCTTCCTGGAGACCATGCTGCTCACCTATCTCAGCTACAAG GGGAACATCTGGGAGCAGATTTTTCGCATTTCCTTCATCCTGGAGATGATCAACACGGTGCCGTTCATCATCACG ATATTCTGGCCTCCTTTGCGGAATTTGTTCATTCCTGTGTTTCTGAACTGCTGGCTGGCCAAGTACGCCCTGGAGAACATGATT AACGATCTGCACCGTGCCATCCAAAGGACACAGTCAGCAATGTTCAACCAGGTGCTCATCCTCATCTGCACCCTCCTGTGTCTGGTTTTCACGGG GACCTGCGGCATCCAGCACTTAGAAAGAGCAGGTGAGAAGCTCTCCCTCTTCAAGTCCTTCTATTTCTGCATCGTCACCTTTTCCACCGTGGGCTACGGAGACGTGACACCAAAGATTTggccttcccagctgctggtggTGATCATGATCTGCGTGGCCCTGGTGGTGCTGCCTCTCCAG TTCGAGGAGCTGGTGTACCTGTGGATGGAGCGGCAGAAGTCGGGGGGCAACTACAGCCGGCACCGCGCGCAGACCGAGAAGCACGTGGTGCTGTGCGTCAGCTCCCTCAAGATCGACCTCCTCATGGACTTCCTCAACGAGTTCTACGCCCACCCTCGGCTGCAG GATTACTACGTGGTGATCCTGTGCCCCACCGAGATGGACATCCAGGTGCGGCGTGTGCTGCAGATCCCCCTGTGGTCCCAGAGGGTCATCTACCTCCAGGGCTCTGCACTCAAGGACCAGGACCTGATGAGAGCCAA GATGGACAATGGAGAAGCTTGCTTCATCCTCAGCAGCCGGAATGAGGTGGACAGAACAGCAGCT GACCACCAGACCATCctgagggcctgggctgtcAAAGACTTTGCTCCAAACTGTCCCCTCTACGTTCAGATCTTAAAGCCAGAAAATAAATTCCATGTGAAGTTTGCAG ATCACGTTGTGTGTGAGGAGGAGTGCAAATACGCCATGCTGGCACTCAACTGTGTCTGCCCTGCCACCTCCACCCTCATCACGCTGCTGGTGCACACCTCCCGTGGCCA ggAGGGCCAGGAGTCTCCGGAGCAGTGGCAGCGGATGTACGGGCGCTGCTCGGGCAATGAGGTCTATCACATCCGCATGGGGGACAGCAAGTTCTTCATGGAGTACGAGGGCAAGAGCTTCACCTACGCCGCCTTCCATGCGCACAAGAA GTACGGTGTCTGCCTGATTGGCATCCGCAGGGAGGAGAACAAGAGCATCCTGCTGAACCCCGGCCCCAGGCACATCATGGCAGCATCAGACACCTGCTTCTACATCAACATCACCAAGGAGGAGAACTCTGCCTTCATCTTCAAGCaggaggagaagcagaagaagaaggGCTTTGCGGGCAGGGGCAGCTACGACGGCCCCTCCCGGCTGCCCGTGCACAGCATCATCGCCAGCATGG TGGCCATGGACCTGCAGAACACCGAGTGCCGCCCCGCCAACAGCAGCAAGCTGGCCCTGCCCGCCGAGAACGGCTCGGGCACGCGCCGGCCCAGCATCGCCCcggtgctggagctggctgacacctcctccctgctgccctgcgaCCTCCTCAGCGACCAGTCCGAGGACGAGATGACGCAGTCGGACGAGGAGGGCTCGGCAGTGCTGGA GTACGTGAAGGGCTACCCCCCAAACTCGCCCTACATCGGGAGCTCCCCgaccctgtgccacctcctgcccGAGAAAGCCCCGTTCTGCTGCCTGAGGCTGGACAAg GGCTGCAAACACAACAGCTTTGAGGACGCCAAGGCCTACGGGTTCAAGAACAAGCTGATCATCGTTTCCGCAGAGACAGCGGGGAACGGCCTCTACAACTTCATCGTCCCGCTGCGCGCCTACTACCGCTCCCGCAAGGAGCTCAACCCCATCGTGCTGCTGCTGGACAACAA GCCTGAGCACCACTTTCTGGAGGCCATCTGCTGTTTCCCCATGGTTTACTACATGGAGGGCACCATTGACAA CCTGGACAGTTTGCTGCAGTGTGGCATCATCTACGCCGACAACTTGGTGGTGGTGGACAAGGAGAGCACCATGAGCGCTGAGGAGGACTACATGGCAGATGCCAAGACCATTGTCAATGTCCAGACCATGTTCAG GCTCTTCCCCAGCCTCAGCATTATCACGGAGCTGACCCACCCCTCCAACATGAGGTTCATGCAGTTCAGAGCAAAGGACAGTTACTCTCTGGCCCTTTCCAAGCTAGAAAAG AGAGAGCGAGAGAACGGCTCCAACTTGGCCTTCATGTTCCGGCTGCCCTTCGCCGCCGGGAGAGTCTTCAGCATCAGCATGCTGGACACGCTGCTCTACCAG TCGTTCGTGAAGGATTACATGATCACCATCACTCGGCTGCTGCTGGGCCTCGACACCACGCCGGGCTCCGGGTACCTCTGTGCG ATGAAGATCACTGAGGATGACCTGTGGATCCGGACATACGGGCGCCTCTTCCAgaagctctgctcctccagtgCCGAGATCCCCATCGGGATCTACAGGACGGAGTCGCACATGTTTGCCACCTCCGAG ccccacgACATCCGAGCGCAG TCACAGATCTCAATCAATGTTGAGGACTGCGAGGACACCAAGGACGTCAAGGAGCACTGGGGCATCAAGACGAGCCACCACCGCAACTCGTGCTCCAGCGACCAGTCCGAGCACCCTCTGCTGCGGCGCAAGAGCATGCAGTGGGCGCGGCGGCTCAGCAGGAAGGGCAACAAGCACTCCAGCAAGACGGCCGAGTGGATCAGCCAGCAGCGCCTCAGCCTGTACCGGCGCTCCGAGCGCCAGGAGCTCTCCGAGCTCGTCAAGAACCGTATGAAGCACCTGGGCCTGCCCACCACCGGGTACG AGGATGTAGCAAATTTAACAGCCAGTGATGTGATGAATCGGGTAAACCTGGGATATTTGCAAG ATGAGATGAACGACCACCAGAACACCTTGTCCTACGTCCTGATCAATCCCCCCCCGGACACGCGGCTGGAGCTCAATGACATCGT GTACCTGATCCGCTCCGACCCTCTGGCCCACGTGGCCAACGACGGCCACAGCCgcaagagcagctgcagcaccaaaCTGGGCTCGGGCAACCCCGAGACGCGCGACGAGACCCAGCTGTGA